CGCTGATCGACCGCATCGAGGGCGTGATCAGGCCGCGGGCCAAGGCGATCACCGGAAGCGGTTTTGCCGGCAGGGTAAACGGTCTTGCGATCGTCGCCGGCGGCGTCCTGCTGTTGTTTCCGCTCGGGCTGGTGCCCTTCTCGAACACCTTGCCCGCCTTCGCCATCCTGTTCCTCTGCATCGGCATGTCGCAGCGCGACGGGTACCTGGTGCTGGCGGGATACGGGATGCTCGCGGCGACGGTGGTCTATTTCTCGGTTCTCGGCTACGCCGCGATAACGGCGGGACGCGGGCTCGCCTCGATGTTCGGCGGCTAGGTCCGAATGGACAGCCTTCCGAAAGCTCACAGCTAGATCATGAAAAAAGCCCGGGATTTCGCTCCCGGGCTTCGTGTTTTCAGTCCGACCTCAACGATCAGATATGGAAGTACTTCTCGCGCGCCTGGATGAAGAGCGAGTCGGTGCCTTCGGTCTTCTGGCGAACGATGTTGAGCGCCGAAACGAAGCTCTCGGCGGTCTTCTTGGTCAGGGCGTCGCTGGAGTCCAGCAGGCCCGTCATGACCTCCTTGGCCGCAACCGCACCCGCCTCGAGGATCTCGTCGGGGAACGGCAGAACCTTCACGCCGTGATCGTTGACGAGCGTCTGGAGCGCGCGCGGATCGTTCGCGGCGAAGTCAGCAGCGACGTTGTCGTATTCAGCCGCACAGGCATCCTTGACGATCGCCTGAAGATCGGCCGGCAGTTCCTGGAATTTCGCCTTGTCGACGACCAGCTCGGTCGCCAGGCCCGGCTCGATGAAGCTCGGGAAGTAGTAGTTCTTGGCGATCTGGTAGAAACCGAGTGCCAGGTCGTTGTAGGGACCCACGAACTCGGCCGCGTCGAGCGTCCCGGACTGGAGAGCCTGGAAGATTTCGCCGGCCGCCATGTTGGTGACGGATGCGCCAAGCTTCTCCCACACCTGGCCGCCAAGGCCGGGCGTGCGGAAGCGAAGGCCTTGGATATCGGACACGCCGGTCAGTTCGTTGCGGAACCAGCCGCCGGCCTGCGTGCCGGTATCACCCGACAGAAATGCCTGAACCCCGAACTGGTCGTAGATTTCGTCCCAGATTTCCTGGCCGCCGAGGTGGCGAACCCACGCGGTTAACTCGCGCGAGGTCATGCCGTAGGGAACGCCGGTGAAGAAGGAGAGGCCGGCGCTTTTGTTCTGCCAGTAATAGGCAGCGCCGTGGCTCATCTCGGCCGAACCTTCGATGACTGCGTCGAGCGACTGAAGCGGCGGCACGAGTTCGCCTGCGGAATAGACCTGAATGGTCAGACGGCCGCCCGATGCTGCCGTGATGCGGTCACCAAGACGCTGCGCGCCGACACCGAGACCGGGAAAGTTCTTCGGCCATGTGGTGACCATGCGCCAGGTCTGGTTGCCCTGTGCGATTGCAGGCGCGGCGAGCGTGGACGCGGCGACAGCACCCGCACCGGCAAAGCCAGCCTTTGTGATAAACGAACGACGATCCATGGATGTACCTCCCAAAGTGGATTTTTTGATCCCAAGAAAAACGGAGATCGAGGCAAAACCGCGCAGCAAGCGCAGCCTCCCCCCGGTAGCCGGCGCGTATAAATACACGCTGAGTCACGCGAGTCCAGCCGAATGGACGCATGAGACGAAAGTGCTATCGCGTTGTGCAGCAAGGCGTTGTGCTCGATTATTGACGTCTTTCCGGGTGCTTCCTGGCACAAGGCCTCGCGCTTGGAAAATAGCCGCGATCAGGCTAGAGATTTGTAGAAATCTGTCAGGAAAGGCCGGGCCCGATCCGGTTCGG
This portion of the Mesorhizobium sp. CAU 1732 genome encodes:
- a CDS encoding TRAP transporter substrate-binding protein, which produces MDRRSFITKAGFAGAGAVAASTLAAPAIAQGNQTWRMVTTWPKNFPGLGVGAQRLGDRITAASGGRLTIQVYSAGELVPPLQSLDAVIEGSAEMSHGAAYYWQNKSAGLSFFTGVPYGMTSRELTAWVRHLGGQEIWDEIYDQFGVQAFLSGDTGTQAGGWFRNELTGVSDIQGLRFRTPGLGGQVWEKLGASVTNMAAGEIFQALQSGTLDAAEFVGPYNDLALGFYQIAKNYYFPSFIEPGLATELVVDKAKFQELPADLQAIVKDACAAEYDNVAADFAANDPRALQTLVNDHGVKVLPFPDEILEAGAVAAKEVMTGLLDSSDALTKKTAESFVSALNIVRQKTEGTDSLFIQAREKYFHI